In Oceanispirochaeta sp. M1, the DNA window GTCCTATCGTCCCGGTTTTTAAGTGCAATAACCAAAATACAACTTTATTATTCCTCAGCATCTCTGGTTCGGAATATTATCACAGATTTGCTATAATAATTATGGAGGAATAAATGGAAACTGTAGTTCTTGATGGAAAATTGCTTTCATCTAAAATAGAAGAAGATTTGAAAATAAGAGTGAAAGCAATTAAAGAGAAAACAAAGATCGAGCCAGTATTGGCGACTATTCTTGTAGGAAATGATCCTTCATCAGAGATTTATGTGAATATGAAAGCAAATGCATGTAAAAGAGTCGGGTTAGGAACAAAAAAAATTGAATTGCATAAGAATACTACTACCAGTGAGTTATTAGAGGAAATTGATAAATTAAATAAAAATGAAAACATTTTTGGTATTTTACTTCAGCATCCTGTCCCAATCCAGATTGATGAAAGAGCCTGTTTTAATAAGATTTCAATTCAAAAAGATGTTGATGGTGTTACAGCATACGGGTTCGGCCAAATGTCATTTGGAGAGGATGTTTATATCTCTGCAACACCGGGTGGAATCATGAAGTTATTGAAATATTATAAAATACCTCTAACTGGAAAGAAAGCCTGTATTGTTGGAAGAAGCGCGATCTTAGGTAAACCTATAGCTATGCTTTTACTAAATGAAAATGCAACAGTTACAATTTGTCATTCCAAAACAGAAAATTTGGAAAAAATAATCAGAGAATCAGATATTGTTGTAGCCGCAATAGGAAAACCTGAGTTTATAAAATCTGATTGGATTAAAAAAGGCTCAGTACTTATTGATGCAGGCTATCATAAAGGTGGAATTGGAGATGTCGAAAAGTCATCTTATCTAAATACTTCTGCATATACACCAGTGCCGGGAGGGGTAGGTCCCATGACAATTGCAACACTTTTAAGTCAAACCGTAGAAGCAGCTGAAAAGGCATTATTTTGAAGTTAACGGCGACAAAGTACATTCTTGTACTTTGTCGAATTTTTAACCCTTAATTGGGGGAGATAGACTTAATATTGTTTTCTATAATAATCAATGGTTGTTTATACTTGCTTGTAGTACCATATTATATAGGAGAGTCAATAAATGAAAAAAAGATACATTACAATATTATTTGCATTTATATTTCTATTCCTGAATTCATGTGTGTCGAATCAAAATGTGGATTATTTGTCCCGTATAAGTGAAATTCCAGCA includes these proteins:
- a CDS encoding tetrahydrofolate dehydrogenase/cyclohydrolase catalytic domain-containing protein, with translation METVVLDGKLLSSKIEEDLKIRVKAIKEKTKIEPVLATILVGNDPSSEIYVNMKANACKRVGLGTKKIELHKNTTTSELLEEIDKLNKNENIFGILLQHPVPIQIDERACFNKISIQKDVDGVTAYGFGQMSFGEDVYISATPGGIMKLLKYYKIPLTGKKACIVGRSAILGKPIAMLLLNENATVTICHSKTENLEKIIRESDIVVAAIGKPEFIKSDWIKKGSVLIDAGYHKGGIGDVEKSSYLNTSAYTPVPGGVGPMTIATLLSQTVEAAEKALF